A section of the Gammaproteobacteria bacterium genome encodes:
- a CDS encoding PAS domain S-box protein encodes MQHGSTRLHLRPVLRSSITLTVLIGVFLSCVLLASHYLDRQFEQAHWQAEQIETVSSITAEITGYFQQALSDLLLIASDKSKFANTSQSNAELIDHFSRLATISRSYYQLRFLDLSGQEIARVNFDGTKPTVVRGEELQDKSTRPYFQQSIGLNAGEVYVSRFDLNIEHQSIELPIRPVVRIATPVFNPAGEKTGIVIFNFLGDKLLGPLTFHDQNNDSKLYLVNHEGYYLYSDQPEQNWGFMYPGRPSFAQQFSEWEALSAKMSGQLVSNTGLFTFSTVNRLENIYQLSLHSFKAAHHVKLALDEPPWRIVSYVPEQTLYAATERRFNYGILVVTLLLLAAFPITYAWANSREKLKALGELQRLYAQAMEQNSDLIYITDANGLILHANKATQECTGYSESEIVGQHPSLFKSGMQSEAMYENLWKTVKSGSTFKGLFINKRKDGEMFYELKTITPMLDEHGEITHFVSTGVDVSKLQESRLKEMVLASNLASGISHHFGNMLCGILGYISLAEVPGIHSGVRAQHIHNARLATEKATKLLEEIRTSAGDSALSHQPLDISRLLKRIIAEDKKHQTPTIEFITNISSETPNILGNQQYLKKAIEALLKNAREAVGQLGTIKLTAALSEHTHQHCSCCDYPLDGEFVEISVSDNGAGIAPENMQFIWDPFYSTKESRLLVGETPGLGLTKVRSIVHNHNGHIIVDTDNEHYTTIRLLFPPAPHLVETLQTEPGEKETEAFPA; translated from the coding sequence TTGCAACACGGCTCAACACGTTTACATCTACGCCCTGTTTTACGTTCTTCGATCACGTTGACTGTGTTAATAGGCGTATTCCTATCCTGCGTATTGCTGGCGAGCCATTACCTGGACAGGCAGTTCGAGCAGGCTCACTGGCAAGCCGAGCAAATAGAGACCGTAAGCAGTATTACTGCGGAGATCACCGGCTATTTCCAACAAGCGCTTTCGGATCTGCTGTTGATTGCCAGCGATAAATCCAAGTTTGCCAATACTAGCCAAAGTAATGCTGAACTCATTGATCATTTTAGTCGGCTGGCGACAATATCGCGTAGTTATTACCAACTGCGTTTTCTAGACCTGTCCGGACAAGAAATAGCACGCGTGAATTTCGATGGTACTAAGCCTACTGTCGTACGTGGCGAGGAATTACAAGACAAATCCACGCGCCCCTATTTTCAACAATCGATAGGATTGAATGCGGGTGAAGTTTATGTCTCCCGTTTTGACCTGAACATTGAGCACCAATCTATCGAACTTCCGATTCGCCCTGTCGTTCGGATTGCGACACCGGTATTTAACCCAGCGGGTGAAAAAACAGGGATAGTGATTTTCAATTTCCTGGGCGACAAACTTCTAGGCCCCTTAACATTTCACGACCAGAACAACGATTCCAAATTGTATTTGGTTAACCATGAGGGCTACTACTTATATAGTGACCAGCCCGAGCAAAACTGGGGCTTCATGTATCCCGGTAGACCCTCATTTGCACAGCAATTCTCTGAATGGGAAGCGTTGTCTGCCAAAATGTCCGGGCAACTCGTTTCCAATACCGGGCTATTTACGTTCTCGACAGTCAATCGGCTGGAAAATATCTATCAACTATCGCTACATAGCTTCAAAGCCGCTCATCACGTTAAACTTGCGCTAGATGAACCGCCCTGGCGGATTGTTTCCTATGTGCCGGAGCAAACGCTTTACGCCGCAACCGAGCGTAGATTCAATTACGGCATCCTTGTCGTCACACTATTACTATTAGCTGCGTTTCCCATCACCTATGCATGGGCGAATTCTCGCGAAAAACTCAAAGCACTGGGAGAACTACAACGACTGTATGCACAGGCAATGGAACAAAACAGTGATCTCATCTATATCACCGATGCCAATGGCCTAATCCTCCACGCAAACAAAGCGACACAAGAGTGCACGGGTTATTCCGAGAGTGAAATTGTTGGCCAGCACCCAAGCCTCTTTAAATCCGGCATGCAATCAGAAGCGATGTACGAAAACCTGTGGAAGACTGTTAAGTCCGGTTCGACCTTCAAGGGACTATTTATCAACAAACGCAAAGATGGCGAGATGTTTTACGAACTGAAGACGATTACACCTATGCTAGACGAACACGGTGAAATCACCCACTTCGTATCAACTGGTGTCGACGTTTCTAAATTACAGGAATCCCGTTTGAAGGAAATGGTGTTGGCGTCTAATCTGGCCAGTGGCATCTCTCACCACTTTGGCAATATGCTTTGCGGCATTTTGGGCTATATCAGTCTGGCAGAAGTTCCGGGCATTCATAGCGGTGTGAGGGCGCAACATATACATAATGCACGCCTTGCGACAGAAAAGGCCACGAAATTGCTCGAAGAAATCCGAACCAGCGCAGGAGATAGCGCACTATCGCACCAACCACTGGACATTAGTCGCCTGCTGAAAAGAATCATTGCGGAAGACAAAAAACATCAGACGCCAACGATCGAATTTATCACCAACATATCAAGCGAAACACCAAACATTCTTGGCAATCAACAATATTTGAAAAAAGCCATTGAAGCGTTGTTAAAAAACGCCCGGGAAGCGGTTGGCCAACTCGGAACCATAAAGTTGACAGCTGCGTTGAGTGAACATACGCATCAACATTGTAGTTGTTGCGACTATCCCCTGGACGGTGAGTTTGTCGAAATCTCAGTTTCTGATAATGGCGCAGGTATAGCCCCCGAAAACATGCAATTCATCTGGGACCCCTTCTACTCCACAAAAGAATCCCGTCTACTGGTTGGCGAAACACCGGGGCTTGGCCTAACCAAAGTAAGAAGCATCGTCCACAACCACAACGGCCACATCATTGTCGACACTGACAACGAACACTACACGACAATTAGATTACTTTTCCCCCCAGCCCCACACCTGGTAGAAACGCTGCAAACTGAACCCGGTGAAAAAGAAACCGAGGCATTTCCTGCATAG